From the genome of Bifidobacterium asteroides, one region includes:
- a CDS encoding HAD family phosphatase → MKGWPGEIRVEADVIQAEQAAAQVQGQPIEQVIFDFGNVLIGWKPEMAMVARYGRRSIEAMLDDSRSGFYRANNMMDGGATCAQARDWVADNCGSPWDAMFAYYCDHFVDSLTGPVPGARMLVEDLKAAGLGVWGLTNWGAELFHHAWDGDSFLHRLDGVVVSGPVHMRKPDPAIYRYALDRFGIRAGRTLFVDDKGMNVVGANKAGIRSLRFSDPYGLRTALINAGVNIPQVQ, encoded by the coding sequence ATGAAGGGATGGCCAGGGGAGATCCGGGTTGAGGCAGATGTGATCCAGGCCGAGCAAGCGGCGGCACAGGTTCAGGGTCAGCCCATCGAGCAGGTCATCTTCGACTTCGGCAACGTCCTGATCGGCTGGAAGCCCGAGATGGCCATGGTGGCCCGATACGGACGCAGGAGCATTGAGGCCATGCTGGATGACAGCCGTTCCGGCTTCTACCGGGCCAACAACATGATGGACGGTGGAGCCACCTGCGCCCAGGCCCGTGACTGGGTAGCCGACAACTGCGGGTCCCCTTGGGACGCTATGTTCGCCTATTACTGTGACCACTTTGTCGATTCGCTGACCGGCCCGGTACCTGGTGCCCGCATGCTGGTGGAGGACCTGAAGGCGGCAGGCTTAGGCGTCTGGGGGTTGACCAACTGGGGTGCTGAGCTCTTCCATCACGCCTGGGACGGCGACTCCTTCCTGCATAGGTTGGACGGAGTGGTGGTTTCCGGACCCGTCCATATGCGCAAGCCAGACCCGGCCATTTACCGTTATGCCCTGGATCGGTTCGGAATCCGGGCTGGCAGGACCCTCTTTGTGGATGACAAAGGTATGAATGTAGTCGGCGCCAACAAGGCTGGCATCCGCAGCCTGCGATTCAGCGACCCCTACGGACTGCGCACCGCCCTGATCAATGCAGGGGTGAACATCCCTCAGGTGCAGTGA
- a CDS encoding primosomal protein N': MDSQDVSQPALDGLAPRRRSGSSRKKPPRRPADELPVARVVLDVQATHLGGTFDYLVDADQDDHAQLGCLVRVRFGARRVNGIIWERVADSQVPRASLRYLERVVLDHSLISSSLRADITAIARAYGGTEANILRLALPPRVARIDKEQQLVPGQPRLASDPAWVARLAQRQQKLKQGLDPGYQGLEKLDQSLEEDAFAAYLTDILPGMDQAALLAARVLIGALLAGRAAVMVLPGARQVAHLSAVLQQLGLHPFGPSVVAGPGQQEARGWSGDFAILDSGMAPAERYRAYLALASGQVRCAIGLRAAMYAPVEGPALFALMDDASYQYADGMMPYANARGVLRLRARAHGGVFLAMARARSVRSHWESLPESTEADSGVTGPGTALTIGRSAVTALLPWIRWLNREELSHLADPTMGARVPHTAVAVINKALERGPVLLSIPQDGIFESLSCARCHHQARCPRCTGPLRARRPGAPRCAWCGAAATDWSCPDCGGSRLQVVRVGAAGTAQELRMLFRNVPIVISSPSQPRGVVERVQDRPSLVIATPGAEPRVVASSVDDDNKDTSDSDLPRLSRGYRAVAILDAWTSLYAPGVDARMDTLGAWMRVASFCRSRAQGGQVLLLGECDPQLAQALMTWQGPVLAAADLQDRRLTAMPPAVGMAAIWGEREAITWMLDAVGITPGQEAATDAGTEPVPALLGPVPIPAPSTLKGGYLEGTQDRVRALVRVPTSQRDKLADDLKQAQARYVAGRGRGELRFRMDPKDLT, encoded by the coding sequence ATGGATTCGCAGGACGTCAGTCAGCCCGCCCTGGACGGTCTTGCTCCGCGCCGTCGGTCGGGCAGCAGTCGGAAGAAACCTCCGCGCCGACCGGCCGATGAACTCCCTGTGGCACGGGTGGTGCTGGACGTGCAGGCGACTCACCTGGGCGGGACCTTCGATTACTTGGTGGATGCCGACCAGGACGATCATGCACAGCTGGGATGTCTGGTTCGCGTCCGGTTCGGGGCGCGCAGGGTCAACGGCATCATCTGGGAGCGCGTGGCAGACAGCCAGGTTCCCCGTGCCTCCTTGCGCTACCTGGAACGGGTGGTGCTGGATCATAGCCTGATTTCATCTTCCCTGCGCGCGGACATCACTGCTATCGCCAGAGCCTATGGGGGCACTGAGGCCAACATTCTGCGGCTGGCCCTGCCCCCTCGCGTAGCCCGCATCGACAAGGAGCAGCAACTGGTTCCCGGTCAGCCTCGTTTGGCGTCTGACCCCGCCTGGGTGGCTAGGCTGGCCCAGCGGCAGCAGAAGCTGAAGCAGGGGCTTGATCCGGGTTACCAGGGGTTGGAGAAACTGGATCAGTCGCTGGAAGAGGATGCTTTCGCTGCCTATCTGACTGACATTCTGCCCGGTATGGACCAGGCCGCACTGCTGGCTGCCAGGGTGCTGATAGGAGCCCTGCTGGCCGGACGGGCGGCGGTTATGGTGCTGCCGGGCGCCCGTCAGGTGGCGCACCTGTCGGCAGTCCTCCAGCAGTTGGGGTTGCATCCTTTTGGCCCTTCTGTGGTTGCAGGTCCTGGCCAACAGGAGGCCCGCGGCTGGTCTGGTGATTTCGCCATTCTGGACAGCGGCATGGCTCCTGCCGAGCGCTACAGAGCCTACCTTGCGCTGGCCTCTGGTCAGGTCCGCTGCGCCATCGGGCTGCGGGCTGCCATGTACGCCCCGGTGGAAGGTCCTGCCCTCTTCGCCCTGATGGACGATGCCAGCTATCAGTATGCCGACGGGATGATGCCCTATGCCAACGCCCGCGGAGTGCTGAGGTTGCGGGCGCGTGCCCACGGCGGCGTCTTCCTGGCCATGGCCCGTGCCAGAAGCGTGCGTTCCCACTGGGAGAGTCTGCCCGAGTCCACCGAGGCGGATTCTGGTGTGACTGGTCCAGGCACCGCCTTGACGATAGGCCGGTCTGCGGTGACGGCCCTGCTGCCCTGGATCCGCTGGCTGAACCGGGAGGAGCTGAGCCATCTGGCCGACCCGACCATGGGAGCTCGGGTTCCTCATACCGCCGTCGCTGTTATAAACAAAGCCTTGGAGCGTGGTCCGGTTCTGCTGTCCATCCCGCAGGACGGCATCTTCGAAAGTCTGAGTTGCGCTCGTTGCCACCATCAGGCTCGTTGCCCGCGCTGCACCGGGCCCCTGCGGGCAAGGCGGCCTGGCGCGCCACGATGCGCCTGGTGCGGGGCTGCAGCTACGGACTGGTCTTGCCCGGATTGTGGGGGTTCACGGCTTCAGGTGGTCAGGGTAGGCGCCGCTGGGACGGCCCAGGAGCTGCGCATGCTCTTCAGAAATGTGCCCATCGTCATCTCTTCGCCCAGCCAGCCCCGAGGTGTGGTCGAGCGTGTACAGGATCGTCCCAGTCTTGTCATCGCCACCCCAGGTGCCGAGCCCAGGGTGGTCGCTTCGAGCGTGGATGACGACAATAAGGACACCAGCGATTCGGATCTGCCCCGGCTGTCGCGAGGATACCGTGCCGTGGCCATTCTGGACGCCTGGACCAGTCTGTATGCCCCTGGTGTCGATGCGCGCATGGACACCCTGGGAGCCTGGATGCGTGTGGCCTCCTTCTGTCGCTCCCGGGCCCAGGGAGGTCAGGTGCTCTTGCTGGGGGAGTGCGATCCCCAGCTGGCCCAGGCGCTGATGACCTGGCAGGGGCCGGTGCTGGCCGCCGCCGATCTGCAGGACCGTCGGCTGACAGCCATGCCACCTGCGGTCGGCATGGCTGCAATCTGGGGCGAAAGGGAGGCTATCACTTGGATGCTGGACGCCGTCGGAATTACGCCGGGCCAGGAAGCTGCGACAGATGCTGGTACCGAGCCTGTTCCTGCCCTGCTTGGGCCTGTGCCCATACCCGCGCCCTCCACATTAAAGGGTGGCTATCTGGAGGGAACCCAGGATAGAGTCCGAGCCTTGGTTCGGGTGCCCACCAGCCAGCGGGACAAGCTGGCTGACGATCTCAAGCAGGCTCAGGCCAGGTACGTGGCCGGTCGCGGGCGAGGAGAGCTGCGTTTCCGGATGGATCCCAAGGACCTGACCTGA
- the metK gene encoding methionine adenosyltransferase codes for MTERRLISAESVTEGHPDKVCDQISDAILDDLIAQDPHSHVAVETSAATGLFFVFGEVSSQGYTDIQSQVRSVLRRIGYTSSEIGLDADSCGVTVALSEQSKEINQGVERLSASQESAATREERYQSQGAGDQGVMFGYACDETDSLMPLPIYLAHQLAFRLAQVRKEGIIPHLRPDGKTQVTIEYDQDDRPRRVDTVLISTQHDPEVGHDWLQEQLTEHVITPVLDRVCGQAVEHQGYRVLVNPTGSFVLGGPAADAGLTGRKIIVDTYGGAAHHGGGAFSGKDPSKVDRSAAYAARWVAKNIVAAGLAHKVEVQVAYAIGVAEPVSVNVETYGTEQGVSREQIQEAVRVVFDLRPAAIIDELDLLRPIYAKTAAYGHFGREDPDFTWEQVDKVGELKAAIGMTR; via the coding sequence ATGACAGAGCGACGGCTGATTTCGGCTGAATCGGTGACCGAGGGGCATCCAGACAAGGTTTGCGACCAGATTTCCGATGCCATCCTGGACGATCTGATCGCCCAGGATCCGCACTCGCATGTGGCTGTGGAGACCTCGGCGGCCACTGGACTCTTCTTCGTTTTCGGAGAGGTGTCGTCCCAGGGCTACACGGACATCCAGTCCCAGGTCCGGTCGGTGCTGCGGAGGATCGGCTACACATCGTCTGAAATTGGACTGGACGCGGATTCTTGCGGCGTGACCGTGGCCCTGAGCGAGCAGAGCAAGGAAATCAACCAGGGTGTGGAACGGCTGTCGGCCAGCCAGGAGAGCGCCGCCACCCGCGAGGAGCGTTACCAGTCCCAGGGGGCCGGCGACCAGGGGGTCATGTTCGGGTACGCCTGCGATGAGACCGATTCACTCATGCCCCTGCCCATTTATCTGGCCCACCAGCTGGCCTTCCGGCTGGCTCAGGTGCGCAAGGAGGGGATCATCCCCCACCTGCGGCCCGATGGGAAGACCCAGGTCACCATCGAATACGATCAAGATGACCGGCCCCGCCGGGTGGATACGGTCCTCATCTCCACCCAGCACGATCCAGAGGTTGGGCATGACTGGCTGCAGGAGCAGTTGACGGAGCATGTCATCACGCCCGTGCTGGATCGTGTCTGCGGTCAGGCTGTGGAGCACCAGGGCTACCGTGTGCTGGTCAATCCGACCGGTTCCTTTGTCCTTGGCGGTCCTGCGGCTGACGCAGGACTGACCGGTCGCAAGATCATTGTGGACACCTACGGAGGTGCGGCACATCATGGAGGCGGTGCTTTCTCTGGCAAGGATCCCAGCAAGGTCGACCGGTCCGCGGCTTACGCTGCGCGCTGGGTAGCCAAGAACATCGTGGCCGCCGGACTGGCACACAAGGTCGAGGTCCAGGTGGCTTACGCCATTGGCGTGGCCGAACCGGTCAGCGTCAACGTGGAGACCTACGGCACCGAGCAGGGGGTCAGCCGGGAGCAGATCCAGGAGGCTGTGCGCGTGGTCTTCGATCTGCGGCCTGCAGCTATCATCGATGAGCTGGATCTGTTGAGGCCCATTTACGCCAAGACCGCGGCCTATGGGCACTTCGGTCGGGAGGATCCCGATTTCACTTGGGAGCAGGTGGACAAGGTTGGCGAGCTCAAGGCCGCCATCGGCATGACCAGGTAG
- the rpoZ gene encoding DNA-directed RNA polymerase subunit omega produces the protein MAFGTEPHPQGFANPPIDDLMKHADSKYALSIFAAKRARQINSYFTQLNEGLLQNVGPLVEYQNQEKPLSIAFREINEGLLEETLGEDDLSEGN, from the coding sequence ATGGCATTCGGTACCGAGCCCCATCCGCAGGGATTTGCGAATCCTCCCATCGACGACCTCATGAAGCACGCCGATTCGAAGTATGCGCTCTCTATATTCGCAGCCAAGCGGGCCCGTCAGATCAATTCCTATTTCACGCAACTCAATGAGGGTCTGTTGCAGAACGTCGGCCCGCTGGTCGAGTACCAGAACCAGGAGAAGCCTCTGTCCATAGCCTTCCGTGAAATCAACGAGGGCCTGCTTGAGGAGACCCTGGGCGAGGACGATCTGAGCGAAGGCAACTGA
- the ilvD gene encoding dihydroxy-acid dehydratase, giving the protein MQMRSAKLMKEREFAGARALYRAAGVKGEDFGKPIVAIANSFSEFVPGHVHLNKVGRLVSKAVKEAGGIPREFNTIAVDDGIAMGHTGMLYSLPSRDLIADAVEYSVNAHCADALICISNCDKITPGMLMAALRLNIPTVFVSGGPMEAGRTVMPDGTVHESTDLIDVMYASADDNIDDASLLALEKTVCPTCGSCAGMFTANSMNCLTEAMGLALPGNGTTLASHTARKMLFERAGKLVVEIANRYYRDDDDSVLPRSIATKKAFENAMTMDVAMGGSTNTVLHILAAAQSADVGFTLDDIERISHTVPCICKASPSGDWEISDVHRAGGICGILGELDRGGVLHQDTHSIDYPDLESKLNDWDIMRPTCLDQAKELYHAAPGRITSPEPFNQSKEWEDLDTDRVNGAIHDLDHPAVSEGGLAILRGNLAPDGCVVKTAGVPKEIWNFRGPALVVESQEQAVEVILNGTLHKGQALVIRYEGPKGGPGMQEMLYPTSFVKGKGIGKDVALLTDGRYSGGSSGLAIGHIAPEAANKGPIALIRNGDMICIDIPNRRVDVELSDQELARRRAELEAGEGYMAHRDRKVSLALKAYAAFARSADKGATRDPDLINRLSGLDR; this is encoded by the coding sequence ATGCAGATGCGATCAGCCAAGTTGATGAAGGAACGAGAGTTCGCAGGCGCCCGTGCTCTCTATCGTGCCGCCGGCGTCAAGGGCGAAGACTTCGGTAAGCCCATCGTGGCCATCGCCAATTCCTTCTCTGAATTCGTACCCGGCCACGTCCATCTGAATAAGGTGGGGCGCCTGGTCTCCAAGGCTGTCAAGGAAGCGGGCGGCATCCCCCGCGAGTTCAACACCATCGCCGTAGACGACGGCATCGCCATGGGCCATACGGGCATGCTCTATTCCCTGCCCAGCCGTGACCTGATAGCGGACGCTGTGGAGTACTCGGTCAACGCCCACTGCGCTGATGCCCTGATCTGCATTTCCAACTGTGACAAGATCACCCCCGGCATGCTCATGGCAGCCCTGCGTCTGAACATTCCCACGGTCTTCGTCTCCGGCGGCCCCATGGAGGCTGGGCGTACAGTCATGCCCGATGGAACAGTCCATGAAAGCACCGATCTGATCGACGTCATGTATGCTTCGGCGGACGACAACATCGACGATGCAAGTCTGCTGGCACTGGAGAAGACGGTCTGCCCCACCTGCGGATCCTGCGCCGGCATGTTCACCGCCAACTCCATGAACTGCCTGACTGAGGCCATGGGGCTGGCCCTGCCCGGCAACGGCACCACCCTGGCCTCGCACACAGCTCGAAAGATGCTCTTCGAGCGAGCCGGCAAGCTGGTCGTCGAGATTGCCAACCGGTACTACCGGGATGACGACGACTCGGTCCTGCCACGGTCCATCGCCACCAAGAAGGCCTTCGAAAACGCCATGACCATGGATGTGGCCATGGGCGGGTCAACCAACACCGTCCTGCATATCCTTGCTGCCGCGCAGTCGGCGGATGTGGGTTTCACCCTGGACGACATCGAGCGCATCTCCCACACGGTTCCCTGCATCTGCAAGGCCTCTCCCTCCGGAGACTGGGAGATATCCGACGTCCACCGGGCCGGTGGCATCTGCGGCATCCTGGGCGAGCTGGACCGCGGCGGGGTCCTTCACCAGGATACGCATTCCATCGATTACCCGGACCTTGAGTCCAAGCTCAACGACTGGGACATCATGCGTCCCACCTGCTTGGACCAGGCCAAGGAGCTCTACCACGCAGCGCCCGGGCGCATCACCTCCCCCGAGCCCTTCAACCAGTCCAAGGAGTGGGAGGACCTGGACACCGACCGTGTCAACGGCGCCATCCACGACCTGGATCATCCTGCTGTCTCCGAAGGCGGCCTGGCCATACTTCGCGGCAATCTGGCCCCCGATGGCTGCGTTGTCAAGACCGCAGGCGTGCCCAAGGAAATCTGGAACTTCCGCGGACCGGCCCTGGTGGTCGAATCGCAGGAGCAGGCCGTGGAGGTCATCCTCAACGGCACTCTGCACAAGGGTCAGGCCCTGGTCATCCGTTACGAGGGACCCAAGGGTGGCCCTGGCATGCAGGAGATGCTCTACCCTACTTCATTCGTCAAGGGCAAGGGCATCGGCAAGGACGTGGCCCTGCTGACCGACGGCCGCTATTCAGGCGGCTCATCGGGCCTGGCAATCGGCCATATCGCTCCTGAAGCAGCCAACAAGGGCCCCATCGCTCTGATACGCAACGGCGACATGATCTGCATCGACATCCCCAACCGGCGTGTAGACGTTGAACTGAGCGATCAGGAACTCGCCCGGCGACGCGCAGAACTGGAGGCCGGCGAGGGATACATGGCTCACAGGGACCGCAAGGTCTCTCTGGCGCTGAAGGCCTACGCCGCCTTCGCCCGCTCGGCAGACAAGGGCGCCACCCGCGACCCGGATCTAATCAACCGACTGTCGGGTCTGGACCGATAG
- a CDS encoding PTS transporter subunit EIIC, with protein sequence MKGRSAKELFDIVIDGISGIFLPIVNLLSTVGIMKGVLVILTTTHVLSTSDQTYLVLDAMASSLFTFLPMLLAYTSAKKFGADPFIAVVIAGMLLYPNLVAVQEVGKTIRFLGIPILGVKYASSVIPIILAVGVLVYLERWLDRVLPEVIRGFLTPLVCILVIGLLTLFAFGPIGKIIGDGLAAGYEWVYALSPVIAGLLLGATVQPMVIFGFHWSLILIAMNNIAVSGHDTVLAMMGPAVFAQAGAALAVMFKSHDKAFKSTCLSATVSALFGITEPSMFGVNLPRKRPLLAVCVGGGIGGVIAGLSGVQATAFAFPSLAALPIFFGHGFVVYLGACLAGMLVAFLLTMVLKFRVDNLEETVEAEPSSSEVSETVPAKTTVLV encoded by the coding sequence ATGAAAGGGCGGTCCGCCAAAGAACTTTTTGATATCGTCATTGATGGAATATCGGGCATCTTTCTTCCAATAGTCAATCTGCTGTCGACCGTCGGCATCATGAAAGGTGTCCTCGTCATTCTGACGACGACCCATGTGCTGAGCACCAGCGACCAGACCTATCTTGTGCTGGATGCCATGGCCTCCAGTTTGTTTACCTTCCTGCCCATGCTCTTGGCCTACACGTCAGCCAAGAAGTTCGGTGCTGATCCATTCATCGCTGTGGTTATCGCCGGCATGCTGCTCTATCCCAATCTGGTTGCGGTACAGGAGGTCGGCAAGACCATCAGGTTTCTCGGCATTCCGATCCTGGGTGTCAAGTATGCCTCCAGCGTGATACCCATCATTCTGGCCGTTGGCGTCTTGGTCTATTTGGAACGATGGCTGGATAGGGTGTTGCCCGAAGTGATTAGGGGATTCCTGACGCCTCTGGTCTGCATCTTGGTCATAGGGCTCCTCACCCTCTTTGCCTTTGGTCCCATAGGCAAGATCATTGGTGACGGACTGGCAGCTGGCTATGAATGGGTGTACGCACTCTCACCGGTCATTGCTGGACTTTTGCTGGGGGCCACTGTCCAGCCCATGGTCATTTTCGGATTCCACTGGAGTCTGATTCTCATAGCCATGAACAACATTGCCGTCAGCGGTCATGATACCGTTCTAGCCATGATGGGTCCGGCGGTCTTCGCGCAGGCAGGAGCTGCGCTGGCCGTGATGTTCAAGAGCCATGACAAGGCATTCAAATCAACCTGTCTGTCAGCTACGGTTTCGGCCCTATTCGGTATCACGGAACCGTCTATGTTTGGAGTCAATCTGCCCAGAAAGAGGCCACTCTTGGCCGTCTGCGTCGGCGGGGGCATAGGCGGCGTCATCGCAGGACTTTCCGGCGTACAGGCCACGGCTTTCGCCTTTCCCAGTCTGGCTGCCTTGCCCATATTCTTCGGTCATGGGTTCGTTGTCTACTTGGGCGCCTGCCTGGCAGGTATGCTCGTGGCCTTCCTCCTGACTATGGTGCTTAAATTCCGAGTCGACAATCTAGAAGAAACTGTGGAGGCGGAACCGTCTTCATCCGAAGTTTCGGAAACTGTGCCTGCCAAGACGACCGTACTCGTCTGA
- a CDS encoding ROK family protein gives MKILTVDIGGTTIKYAYMLEDTSIVSRNSMPTPQRGRDELIGALTQLFEQEPGVQGIAISMPGIIDSKKGYCAMGGALRYNDDFYIRHALFRNCPVRIVIQNDAKCAAMAESRVGSLQDVQDGFVIILGTMIGGGFIVNHQLYPGRHFSAGEVSYIMTSSQDPPTQDGVWGNQCSATGLCKTYAERKNLDLSDVDGVAFFKAVDEQDQTALECLDSYAHDVAVQIYNIQNICDPQRFAIGGGISAQPALIEAIRSNLDRLYATCPYHVSRAEVAACKFQNDANLVGALQCYLEDADEVEYFGKNPQMSANGEVMESTEPALVNDFGGVL, from the coding sequence ATGAAAATTCTTACCGTAGACATTGGTGGCACCACCATCAAATATGCCTACATGCTGGAAGACACCTCAATCGTTTCTCGTAACTCCATGCCTACGCCTCAGCGTGGGCGTGACGAACTGATTGGGGCTCTGACCCAGTTGTTCGAACAAGAGCCGGGTGTGCAGGGGATCGCCATATCCATGCCCGGAATTATCGACAGCAAAAAAGGCTACTGCGCCATGGGCGGTGCCTTGAGATACAACGACGACTTCTATATAAGGCACGCTCTCTTCCGCAATTGTCCTGTGCGCATCGTCATTCAGAACGATGCCAAATGCGCAGCCATGGCCGAATCCCGAGTCGGCAGCCTGCAGGATGTGCAGGATGGCTTCGTCATTATTCTCGGCACAATGATCGGTGGTGGCTTCATCGTCAATCACCAGCTCTACCCCGGACGCCATTTTTCCGCCGGGGAGGTCAGCTATATTATGACTTCTTCCCAGGATCCACCGACCCAGGATGGCGTGTGGGGAAACCAATGCAGTGCCACCGGTTTGTGCAAGACCTATGCCGAGCGCAAGAACCTTGATCTTTCGGATGTAGACGGTGTCGCCTTCTTCAAGGCGGTCGACGAGCAAGACCAGACGGCCTTGGAATGCCTTGATTCCTATGCGCACGATGTGGCGGTACAGATATACAACATTCAGAACATTTGCGATCCTCAACGTTTTGCCATTGGCGGTGGTATATCGGCCCAGCCGGCTCTAATAGAAGCCATCCGAAGCAATCTGGACCGACTCTATGCCACCTGTCCCTATCACGTCTCACGTGCCGAGGTGGCAGCCTGCAAATTCCAGAATGATGCGAATCTGGTAGGAGCGCTCCAATGCTATCTGGAGGATGCCGACGAAGTGGAGTACTTCGGAAAGAATCCCCAGATGAGTGCCAACGGAGAAGTGATGGAGAGCACTGAGCCGGCTCTGGTCAACGATTTCGGCGGCGTATTATGA
- a CDS encoding transaldolase family protein, which translates to MKLIIDDADTQAIRRLIDIYPIDGVTTNPSILAKAGRLPFEVLKEIRSIIGSDLELHAQVVATDSAGMVADAHRIVEELGPNTFPKVPSVPQGFKAMKTLVAEGVKVTATAIYTPLQGFLAAKAGASYAAPYINRIDNMGYNGVQAAKTIHDIFRTNDLDCEVLAASFKNSQQVLELAQYGIGAATLSSSIIDGLVKNQAISAAVEVFNADFQGLVGAGRTMADC; encoded by the coding sequence ATGAAACTGATCATCGATGATGCCGATACGCAAGCCATCAGAAGGCTGATTGACATCTACCCTATTGACGGGGTCACCACCAATCCCAGCATTCTGGCCAAAGCGGGCAGACTTCCCTTCGAGGTTCTGAAAGAGATACGCTCCATCATTGGTTCGGATTTGGAACTGCATGCACAGGTGGTCGCTACCGACAGTGCCGGCATGGTGGCTGATGCGCACAGGATCGTCGAAGAGCTCGGGCCCAACACCTTCCCCAAGGTTCCCAGCGTACCCCAGGGATTCAAAGCTATGAAGACCCTTGTAGCCGAAGGTGTGAAGGTGACTGCGACGGCTATTTACACGCCTCTGCAAGGTTTTCTGGCCGCCAAGGCCGGAGCCTCCTATGCAGCCCCATACATCAACAGGATTGACAACATGGGCTACAACGGCGTTCAGGCCGCCAAGACCATTCATGACATTTTCCGTACTAATGATCTTGACTGTGAGGTCCTAGCCGCCAGCTTCAAGAATTCGCAGCAGGTTCTGGAGCTGGCCCAGTACGGCATCGGAGCGGCTACGCTTAGCTCGTCCATAATCGATGGCCTCGTGAAGAACCAAGCGATCTCAGCTGCAGTAGAAGTCTTCAACGCTGACTTCCAAGGCTTGGTTGGTGCCGGAAGGACCATGGCCGACTGCTAG